One genomic segment of Pseudomonas fortuita includes these proteins:
- a CDS encoding helix-turn-helix transcriptional regulator translates to MPIPPSEERHLTLTVLKAAIQALGSVAARNMEILLHDLDHPEHSVVTIVNGHLSGRSVGSPILAAPEQDQGFKALMQASADQHGSEPVVLPDYPTTLKGRTLRSATAIFRDSTGHPFASLCVNTDVTGLDAAMSFLQQFQPLGATPAVSEPADMELLMSEIIQASLQRSGQGRMNKQAKVEAVRVMQERGLFIVKGGVEKAASALGVTRYTIYNYLEQLRGTSQ, encoded by the coding sequence ATGCCTATCCCCCCCAGCGAAGAACGCCACCTCACCCTCACGGTGCTCAAGGCCGCCATCCAGGCCTTGGGCAGCGTCGCCGCACGCAACATGGAAATCCTGCTGCACGACCTGGACCACCCGGAGCATTCCGTGGTGACGATCGTCAACGGTCACCTCTCCGGCCGCAGCGTCGGCAGCCCGATCCTCGCCGCCCCAGAGCAGGATCAAGGCTTCAAGGCACTGATGCAGGCCTCGGCCGACCAGCACGGCAGCGAGCCGGTGGTACTACCCGACTACCCCACCACGCTCAAGGGCCGCACCCTGCGCAGCGCCACTGCGATCTTTCGCGACAGCACCGGCCACCCCTTCGCCAGCCTATGCGTCAACACCGACGTCACCGGCCTGGACGCCGCCATGAGCTTTCTCCAGCAGTTCCAACCGCTGGGGGCCACGCCTGCCGTCAGCGAACCCGCCGACATGGAGCTGCTGATGAGCGAGATCATCCAGGCTTCCCTGCAACGCAGCGGCCAAGGCCGGATGAACAAACAGGCCAAGGTCGAAGCAGTGCGGGTCATGCAGGAGCGTGGCCTGTTCATCGTCAAAGGCGGCGTGGAAAAGGCGGCCAGTGCGCTCGGCGTGACCCGCTACACCATTTACAACTACCTTGAACAATTACGCGGAACCAGCCAATGA
- a CDS encoding pyridoxal-phosphate dependent enzyme, whose product MTLHIHTPLIESRSLSLAAGRNIWLKLDALQPCGSFKLRGVGHACEVHQARGARQFISSSGGNAGLAVAYAGRKLGVPVTVVVPETTTERAKELLRLEDANVVVHGSSWQEANALAQTLVGPDDAFIHPFDDPLLWAGHASLIDEVAEAGVKPDAVVLSVGGGGLLSGVVEGLQRNGWGDVPVLAVETHGAASLHAALQAGHSVELERIASVATSLGAKRVADQALACAQQHPVHSHLVSDRAALEACERFLLDHRVLVEPACGAALALAYAPGVLAHYQNVLVVVCGGATATLEQIHAWLQQAD is encoded by the coding sequence ATGACCTTGCATATCCACACCCCCCTGATCGAATCCCGCTCCCTGTCGTTGGCCGCGGGCCGAAACATCTGGCTCAAGCTCGATGCCCTGCAACCTTGCGGCTCGTTCAAGCTGCGCGGGGTGGGCCATGCCTGCGAAGTGCATCAGGCCCGTGGCGCCCGGCAGTTCATCTCGTCTTCGGGCGGCAACGCCGGCCTGGCGGTGGCCTATGCAGGGCGCAAACTGGGTGTGCCGGTGACCGTGGTGGTCCCCGAGACCACCACCGAGCGGGCCAAGGAGTTGCTGCGCCTGGAAGACGCCAACGTGGTGGTGCATGGCAGCTCCTGGCAAGAGGCCAACGCCCTGGCGCAGACCTTGGTGGGGCCGGATGATGCGTTCATCCACCCGTTTGACGATCCGCTGCTGTGGGCCGGGCATGCCAGCCTGATCGATGAAGTCGCCGAAGCAGGCGTCAAACCGGACGCCGTGGTGCTGTCGGTGGGGGGTGGCGGCTTGCTCAGCGGCGTGGTCGAGGGGCTGCAGCGCAATGGCTGGGGTGATGTACCGGTGCTGGCGGTGGAAACCCACGGCGCCGCGTCGCTGCACGCGGCCCTGCAGGCGGGGCATTCGGTCGAGCTGGAGCGCATCGCCTCGGTGGCAACATCGCTGGGGGCAAAGCGGGTAGCCGATCAGGCGCTGGCCTGCGCACAGCAACACCCGGTGCACAGCCACCTGGTCAGCGATCGCGCAGCGCTGGAAGCCTGTGAGCGGTTCCTGCTGGACCATCGCGTACTGGTCGAGCCAGCGTGTGGAGCGGCGCTGGCATTGGCGTATGCGCCAGGCGTCCTGGCGCACTACCAGAATGTGCTGGTGGTGGTTTGTGGTGGCGCTACGGCAACGCTTGAGCAGATTCACGCGTGGTTGCAGCAAGCCGATTGA